One Felis catus isolate Fca126 chromosome D1, F.catus_Fca126_mat1.0, whole genome shotgun sequence DNA segment encodes these proteins:
- the LOC101088186 gene encoding RNA polymerase II subunit A C-terminal domain phosphatase SSU72-like, translating into MPPSALGVAVGCMINMNRSMEAHSILQKRGFSVRSFGAISPLRLPGPTRCRPHPMRYDFSTRYMHTYDDLSRKDLECYRGNGILRILERKERIKPHPERFQECSDSFEVIFTCEERVYDRVVQELCAREQVTFRAVHVVDMDIEDTLEEATSRAFLICELCQSFQQADDKEDSLDQLLQAAEEKTGKSILHTVCFY; encoded by the coding sequence ATGCCCCCGTCAGCTCTCGGAGTGGCTGTGGGGTGCATGATCAACATGAACAGGAGCATGGAAGCCCACAGTATCCTCCAGAAGAGAGGGTTCAGCGTGCGCTCTTTTGGAGCCATATCTCCGTTGAGGCTCCCAGGACCCACACGCTGTCGTCCGCATCCCATGAGGTACGATTTCTCCACGAGGTACATGCACACGTATGACGACCTCTCCAGGAAAGACCTGGAATGCTACCGCGGCAACGGAATCCTGCGCAtcttggagaggaaggagagaatcaaGCCTCACCCAGAAAGGTTTCAGGAGTGCAGCGACTCCTTCGAAGTCATTTTCACCTGCGAGGAGAGGGTATACGACCGAGTGGTGCAAGAGCTGTGTGCTAGGGAGCAGGTGACCTTCCGGGCTGTGCACGTGGTGGACATGGACATCGAGGACACCTTGGAGGAGGCCACCTCCCGGGCGTTCCTCATCTGTGAGCTGTGCCAGAGCTTCCAGCAGGCAGACGACAAGGAAGACAGTCTGGATCAGCTTCTGCAGGcagcagaggagaaaacaggaaagagcATTCTTCACACGGTCTGCTTTTACTGA